Part of the Benincasa hispida cultivar B227 chromosome 12, ASM972705v1, whole genome shotgun sequence genome is shown below.
CCGTTCGAGTCAACTAATGTAGCAATCAAAAATTTTCCTCGATATTTGCCATACAAGTGTGTACCATCTATCTGAATGATCTGTCGACATTTATTGaaagcttctatacaaggaccaaatgcccaaaatatagaagttaggataacatggcCTTCAGTAAACGTTTATTTCACTTTCCATTTTATACGTGTTCCGGGATTGATCTGCTTAACCATATACAATCACCTGGGTaacaatttgtaagactcatACCAATCACCAAAAACTTTAGCCAACGCTTTTCTTTTGCCCCCCATACCCTCTGGTAAGGAATatgatatccaaactttgatttgatgtcgGACTGCAGTTGTGCCACATTGATAGATGTTGCTCATCGTACTTATTaatctcgaacaagccatgcgatttttttttcttgcataaagtctccacttgcaaccttcctCCCACTTCTTACACCGAATTGTCCAAATCTTCGATATCGATTCCACAGCTTCATATGGTGCGTGACATTTAATAGCAAAACATTTGATCACATGTTATATCATTtctttgtcttgacaaatcatcccttTATACAACTGAGTATTGTCAACATCTATAGGAGCTACAATTGGGTTATGTTCTCGAATGCTATCtagtacattcatatccaaatcgttgaatgtatctgaaggtaactcatgttcacgacctcgaaatccaactcttcaaattcatcgTCCGTTTCAGTTCTGAAACCTCTATACTGGTTGTTAGTCGCCATATTTTCATTATCACATGGTGATGCAACTTATTCCAGATTAGGATCAATATATTcagttggatcttcaaactgaTTAAATGGTgcattcaagtttatatccaaccctatcctatttacatttacatacaaatgcactaaaTTTGGCAGTGACATCGcgattgagaacatcaagttcatagcttgtgcattcgaaatagggaatgacataaaccttattgatcctgatggtttaggttaggatgtctatatattatttctaattGATTTGTTCCCATATCTATATCAAGTGACATCCcaaccatttcaatgaattgttcaaatacaattccaCTGTTCACATTTATGCTAAAACTCCCTCTTGGTGGTTGGTCATAGTTAACTCTatcaataccatcaatcatattatcatttgtaaacaacataaaTCCCAAACATTTGTCcgccattttctaaaaaaaaaaaaaagacaaacaatacGTTACTAATTGTTctactaattatcaaacttaagcaaaaacaaaacacaataaaaatcataataagaaacatatataagaaatataataaatatatttaaaaaaatcacaataaaaatcacaataaggtaaactttttaaaactatttttaaacataacaataaattaaattttttataactatttttaaacataacaataaattaaattttttgtaactatttttaaacataacaacaaattaaacttttcaaatatgtaaatattattgaattcaacaactactaaagAATTAACATGATAAATctactaaatatatataaaaaatagtaataaataaatagtaaactcacaaatttaatagtggttttattttttctccCAAAATGACAATGATCTCTCTTTTCTTTATCCGGAaacaaaaactatgaaaaaaaacaaaatattatgagaatatggatctaaaacaaaatattatgagaatatggatctaaaacaaaaactatgaaaaaaacaaaatattatgagAATATAGAGTTTTTTGTTAACGTTaacttttttgttctttgtttcccaaacaacaaaaatataatagtatgagaatatgaacaaaatttatagttattttaaaaaaatgaaattttgtatagTAAAGATACAAACCTCACAATTTAATGGACGAACGTGGGAGAAGAAAAAGATTTGCcaatgaagaaatgaagaagacaGAAGCAAATTTGTAAGAGTTTTGATTAGGTTCAAAGAAGAAGGCAAAATGATTTGAAGAAATTAAGAAAcgaagaaatgaaaaatgatgaagtgaaGAAGGCAGAAGCCGGAGAAATGAGAAATCTGTGAGAAGTGAGAAATGAGAAATGAGGTGTTGAAAGTCGAGTTTTCAAAACTCGACCCACGggcgttggaaaaatttaagTGGATGGGATGAGACGTGCATAGATTCTGACAGGTTTATTAaagaaggtcgagggttcaatcATCAACATCTTGACCGCTGCATTTTCGTTGGCGAGGCAGAGATTCCCGCCGCCTTATTAAAGGAGGTCGAGGGTCAATCCTCGACCTCCTCTTGCATCTCTTTGTACACAGTCGCAGAGATTCTCTTCCATCTTCCATCTTTAATGTTCCATCTCTTCTGCCTGCAACTTTAAAGGAGATTGAAGGTTGAACCCTTGACCTTCGCTTGGATTCTTCTGCCCTCTGCACGTGAAGGAGGTTGAGagttgaaccctcgacctcttctttaattttcaacaagtcgagggttgaaccaTCGACAAAATATTTTACACAACACTCCCGCCCTCGAAAACTCCAAAACAATCCTATTATTCTAAACAGTTTTGCAACAATCATATTTTCCTAATCacgatattaaaaaaaaatcccacacgaagtatatttaaattagaatgaTAAATATGAAAAACCTTTTAACAACACAAACTCGAAAACACATAGTCCCATGATAATGTTGTCAGGACATCAAATATCTTGGGTTTGTCACGAAATATCCAAAGGGATAAAATTGGGAAAATATGAATCCAtacataataaacaattttatttatttctttaatgaGAATAAATCACAAGGAAAATATGTGAAAGgaagaaacaaagaaaaggaaaaggaaggtaACCGTCCAAACCGGTCATTGTTGTTCATTACTTTACAATTGCATGACCCTTTAGTTTGGCATTTTCCAGTATTTCGCTAATTTTACCGACAGCTCCACTTTCTAGCCCTTTTCCAATACCTCCATAAGAATATCCGTTTTCTTTGGAAAATTTTTAGGACGAGTTCACTTGAAATTTAGCTCcactttataaataaataaaatttgatcttGCTAGGAATTTATCATTTTAACTCTCTTTTATCCTCCTTCCTTCGTTCTTTTGGAGCATTTTCCCCCGTTTTTcgtgcttttttctttttttctttttttcttttttccttttctcgtTCCAGCGATTTCTTTCATTTACATTGTCCTTTTGGcaatttctctttttctctccagCGATTTCCATTCATGTCGCcatatttttttcccatttttctctctttattcttTGTTCTACCGTTTTTTTTCGAAGAAAAATCTTACAGGTGTGTCTGATGAAGAACAAGACAAAAGAGAGAGGAGTGGGAGCGAGAGCGAGGAAACAAGAGAAAGATCTGAACAAACGgaaagaaaaattgaagaaaaaaaaatggatttgtgTCGCGGGAGCGAGAGTGAGGAGCTAGAAACAAGTCATTGCATGCGTTTTGAGGTTAAATGGGTACTTTCACATGTGAATGACGTCAATAGAAGGCTAAATTTCGAGCATTTTTTTAAAGTGAGCCAAAATTTCGAGTAGGGGCCATCTGTATagattctctttttttttttctatgttaaaaaaatgtgatatgttgttatattttgaatatttaataaCTTTCTTTTGGAGTTTTAATTGAGTTAAAGAAAAAGATGTTAACGTACTCCATTTGTATATTTAAATAGAAAGTTTGAAATACTTATTTAGATGTTATTTATCATGAATATTAAAAATCAATATCTAAATTTGAGTATAAATAGTGGTATCATCTTTTCCTCAAGAGATACAActtcaacaaatatatatatatatatatatttctcattAAGTCTTTAAGAGCAATTGACCAAAAGGAGGGTGTTCTTATTTGTAGAACTTTGAGCTCAACTTTTCAATATAGAGTAGTTTGAGTTATACAGTTTCATTTGAGTTGTTATATCATGGAGAAGACAGACTAGAGAAATATTTGTTGCACCAATGGTTGATATTATAAAGAGATACAACACACTGTAAATGACTTGAATTTCCTTAAAAAGAGTGAAATATTTACGCTTCAACCTAATTGTTAAGGTATTTGTTTTCTCACTACTAACttaatttttctttgttatttgaaATTTTCCATCATgaccaatttttcatttattaaacccttcttttaaaaaaaaagggtttcGTTGAAATTTAGGCGTGAATTCACAActtgcttattttttttattattatttattaacaagtgaaattataaatttgaaccATAAATTAGGTTTGTGTTTgataaatttatgttttagCTTTTAAAATTGTATCTAATAAAACTTTCTCCTCTAAaaagtttttaataattttgaaattttttaattttgtatctaataaatttatgaataaaaaagaatatatctCAATTAgtataaaatatgtattatcaACCTCGAAGTCAATGACTAAGGCATGAATAATCTCTTAAAAAGTTATATAAGATTTAAATCAATCTAAACTATTTGTGATATTATCCAAATTTTAGATCAAATTAAGATAGTCGTTAGTCCTTAAATAGTACTGTTAGTGCATTACGTTTTGCTTGTATTgtcctttaaaaaaataatgcatTACAAAGTATTAAAGTGGTGAAGTTAATGGTAAGGAGATTATTAGTaaaaaaatcattcaatttcttaaaatacaaaaactagGTAAAcgtaatattaaaaatttaaggacgTATTAGAACATATTTAAAGTATCGGAACTTATTACACACCAAATTTATGGGcaaaaaattgtaattaaatcttattttaaaaaaaataaaataaaagaaccactaaaaaaaattagacatgGAATATAATACTACAATCACTGTGAGGCTAAGTTTTATAAGTATATGCTTCATATATTTATGTTAGAGGCATTCAATTATttataatgacaaaaatgattcattaaaaaaaaaaaaatcttatgtaaaagtcttaattttaaaaataaataaataaatattatatatatgagtCTTTGCTTTGTTAAAATTTCAATCAAAAAAttctttcaataaaattaatgtTTAGTATTATATCTTTGCTAAAATGGTAACGTGAACATATTGACTTTTAACTATCATAGACTGAATAAGCTTTAGAATGGTTGTTCAATCTCTTAACAAGGATTGTACTACTCTTAATAGATATACCATCGTTCTTAGTAACTTACgtgtttcttttcttcttttattttctaatgAAAAAGTAAAactttagagaaaaaaaatcactCTATCCAAATAGTCGGATCATAAGCaaccaaataaaagaaaaaaatttatgacTTATATCCTTCTAATTTTGATAATATCATccataataaacaaaatttcaaagttGAAAGAATCTTTTTCAACTACTAAATTAAGAGATACAACATAAATCAAATATGACaagggaaattaaaaaaaaacattatcaaGATGCAtacttttacaaaaataaggaTAAAAACAAGAAAGAGAAATAAACATGCAAGTGGACCAATGAAGTTTTGAACCTCTTCAATGATTAAGTCTATGTCTATCATATAATACAATATTtatttgcaaaataaaataagaagggtcatataaagggaaaaaaagctctaaaaaaaagtttaaatactacttttaaTTTTCATTGGTTCCTTTACTTTTAGGCCACCTTTATCTTATTAAAAACATAATAGATtaatggaaataaaaaaaagtagggCTCATTTGATTATTTTTGGTATTTATTTACTTGTATCTACAATTGTATTGATACATAAACCCCGCATCCAAATCTATAATGAAATAATAcaatttgattgatgaataaaaagTACTTAATCTAATTACACCTGAGAATTACGTTCTATTATTACCGTTACCGTTATGGTTACCATTATTATTGCTATTACAATTGAAAAATTGTCAATTTTGACGTTTTTACTGTTATCATTACTGTTACTGTTACCATTTGACCCACAAAGGTAGAGTAGAAGTAATGGTAACAGTAAATTTGacaaagttaattttaattaaatgcgATCAAAACCAATCCAATTACATTTGCGATTCAAGTTCATTACAATTGATCcatcaataaaatttcattacgATTGCACCAATTTTCATCACAGTTTGGTAAATGAGGCCTTAAATGGTTCATTTTGGTATCTATATTTCAACTCtgattcattttggtccctatacttAATGTTCATGTTAgactttatacttttaaaatgtgaCATTTTTAgtctattcattttcattttatttttaaaggacaaaaatgtcattttttgAGACTACATTATctgaaatgaatattttaaaagtatatgaactaaaataaatcaaagttgaaagtatagaaacaataaatattatgtaaatatataaattaaaataaatcaaaactaaaagtactaaaattaaaatagtatttaaaaaaaaatcaacgaaAAGATTATTCAAATCAATGGGTCAAAAGAGTAATGAAGGATTCAAAGGGACAGGGGGAGGGTTAGAAAAGGACAATGAAGGCGCCTAAACAGTAAGCTTTATTCTtcaatacaaatacaataatACTATTAAATCAATGGCATTGGCCAAATGTTTCATTGATAAATCTCATCTGGGTCTGTTCCCAATTTTCAAATGGAACGATCCCCTGTTTGCCCCAGTGTTAAGAAGCAGCTTCCGTCGATTCAGGAAGACGCTAATGCATggtgtttttttaaattaatattttctccATTTCGAGCTTCGTGAATTTAAATctctttctttgtttctttgtGTTTCTGATTGCTTTTTGGTTGAAACTCAACCTGATTTTGTGGTAGTTCAGAGCACGAGGCCTTTGGAATGTAAACTTGAATCTCTTCTTGTCTGGATATATCTGGGTATTTAAGGTGTTTATGAAAATGCCGCTGAGAGAATTGTTCTTGGAAGAGacgttttttgttttgaaaaacaGGGCCGTTTGATTGTACTTTTTGTGGAAAAGGGTTTTGAGGtgggaaaaaaatggaaaagggTCACTGTTCAAGTTGGAAATTTAGCTCAATTCATGGGTTAAAAAATATGGAGGAAGATGAGGAGATGAAAATGGTGTCGTCTTTGCCTTCAATTCCTCAGCCTCAAACTCCACAAGAGCCTATGGAGTTCCTGGCAAGGTCTTGGAGTCTATCAGCTTCTGAGATTACAAAAGCTCTTGCTCAAAAGCAAAAGCAACTTTACATTGAAAGGAGCCCCATCACAATTCCTGAGGCCATTGTTGCCCCACAACTTGTAAGCTTTTCTTTTCATATCCATGGGAAAGTTACTTATGAAAAGCACTAGCTTTTCAGCTCTGGTTTTGTAATTTTCCAAATGTTTTGCTGAGTCGTTTGTACCATTTCTTTTGTACAGCCAGAAAAGATTGTGAGTTCTGTCCATGCTTGGAGGGTAGGATCATTTGGAAAATGGTTTCACTTTCCCCACAAGGAGGCTGGCAATAGTATTGTCAAAAAGAAGGATAGAGCAAGAATTGAAAATGCTAGAGTTCATTCTGCTATGTCTGTGGCTGCACTTGCTGCAGCCTTGGCTGCTGTGGCGGCAGCAGAGAACTCTGGTGGCTCTGATTCGAAAATGGGTACGGCTCTGGCCTCAGCTACTGAGATTTTGGCATCTCATTGCATAGAAATGGCTGAATTTGCTGGCGCGGACCATGAGCGTGTCAGTTCGGTTATCAGATCGGCAGTTGATGTTCGGTGTCCGGGTGACCTCATGACTTTAACAGCTGCAGCTGCCACAGGTACTTGTTTCATTTGAGAAAGCATATTTGGGGAAACTGTCCACATGGGATTCCGGCaagttgagagatgatttgaaaatgataaaaaactATTCCATTTCTTAACTATCTATCATCTGTTTCCCTGTCTTGATCTCACTTATTGTTGTATTATTTCTGATTTCTAATCCAGCTTTGCGAGGAGAAGCCGCTTTCCGGTCAAGATTACCAAAGGAAGGCCGGAAAATTGCTTCTGTGAGTCCTTATGATAGGATAATGGCTCAGAATCATTGGGCTACAGCTTTTAATGGTCATATGGAGGAGCAGGAACTTCCCTGTGTGGGTGAATTACTGCAGTTTACACAGAAAGGTACAGCTTTTTTCCTTTACAAAGTTCAATTTCTATTAAATTCTAACTCCAAgatcaatatatttaaataacagGTTTTGTACATTAAATCACCAATGAActtaaatttaattctatcaaatgtTTTAACACTAGGAGTGAAAACTTGGTAGAAAGCCCAACAAGTGGAAATGACATTAGAGAGGTTCAAACACGGGACCTTTTGCTTTGATAGTatgttaaattacaaatgaaaCCAGCTTAAGTGGATAGCttatggtaaatttaattatttcaattctTCAACATCGTATTGGGTTCAAAACATAATAAGTTATGTTGAATTAACTGATATATTTAAACCTCTATTTCTCGTAGATAACATAAGTTTAACAATAGAACACTGGTTGAGCTGCTCAATCTAAACCACTTCTTGTTGTACGAACAGGAACCCTGAGATGGAAGGAGGTCTCTGTCTACATCAACAAGAAATCTCAGGTAAATAATTCAAAACTCAGGTGAAGATGACTCGTCGAGAAACCGCGTAATAAACCGTTGAAACTATGATCGAAATTACTTGTAATCACTATCTACTATGTGATTTCAGGTTATAGCATCAATTAAAAGTAAGCATGTTGGAGGGACCTTTTCCAAGAAAAACAAATGTATACATCTAATATCATTAGTTTCTTCATCCTATTCATCATCTCGAAAACGATTTGTCCTAACCATTTTGTGAAACTGTGCTTCTCTTATGTTCTAGGTGTTGTTTACGGGCTCTGTGACGAAACGTCTTCATGGCCAtatgaaagaaagagagatatCTCAAACGAGATCTATTTCGGCATAAAAACTGCACAAGGTCTTCTAGAGTTCAAGTGCAAGAACAAGATCCATAAGCAGAGCTGGGTTCAAGGGATTCAAAGTCTTCTTCATCGAGCTAACTGCATTGAAACAACGAGAAGGTCTTTGCAGATTTTGAGTTTCAGTGAGAGTATATAAATCAGTTGTGGATTTGGtataagaatatatatatatatatatatatatatatatatataagaactGTTAGTACCAAAGTTCTGTAAACTTGGGATGAAAATTATTGTTAGTGTGTATAAATATTGGTATATCAAGTATTTTTGTTATCCATAATAATAAGTAAAGGCTTAAAGTTGAGTAGCTCATCCTGGGTAAGTCCACctctacaaatttaatttgccCTCTTCTTTTTAGTTTCTACCACAGCTATGGTATGAGAATTTTAGAAGTGTTAATGAGATAGACTATATACAATTATAATGtatgtatataaatatattactcCAATTGTGCCAATTTCCTTCATTAATATTTAGGCACATGATTCATTAAATCTAATAAGCTGCAAAAGTCTTATATAAATGGAAGgactataaaaataaaacaactaaACTTACTAAATGGTTTGTATTTCTATAAGGCAATTTtcaaattgctctcttaaaatttggaaatttactctttaatgtttttcaaaattcttCAAACCAAGGATTTAAAATGGATAAAGTCAAGATGTCAATAGAAATATCAATAAATAGGgatatcaatgaaaatttctgaaaaagttattaaaaaaaatcaaagaaaaatatttagatcaataaatgttaattatttaggttaggaaaaatatcaatttatactttttaactTTGGAGCTATaacaatttaaacaataaactaataattgtatcaatttaaacctttcatTATATTATGTTTGGATAAATATAGTGTGAAATTTATACTTTCATCAATAAAACCTCCTAAACTTTTCTAAgtgaattaatttaaactctaataATTCATTTCTTAAACCCaacatttgaagaagtctacacaCATCAAACGTGTGTTGATGGCAAAATCTGACAAAGAGAACTCAGGTAAATTTGTAGATTGAGGAGGAGGTCACCAACAAAATAGCTAAAATAACATACCCATCTGGTGCTTGTCGCAGACGTTCTAATGCTCAAGTTGAAGATTAAGAGGTTTTGTTTTGAGAGAGCCTTTTTGacttccttcttttctccttgtATTCAATCAATGCAATAGTAGCTACAACCCTATACACTCATTGGCCTACAATATGGttacataataatacaaaaagaataaagaatatcACACTTGGCTTGGTTTGATTGGTGGAGAGAAAACAAATTCTCAACTGAAAGGTAGTGATTCATTTCTATTTTCTTCCACCTTTCCTTtgcctttttcatttttattttcttctctaacACCCCCCCTCAAACTGGAGGGTATTTCAAGTACTCCCAGTTTAGACCACAATGTATAGAAGTGGGAGTTGTTGAGTGGTTTGGTGAGGCAATTAGCTAGTTGGTCTGTCGAAGGTACATTCGAATGGTGATGTTTCCTTTTAGAACATGGTCCCGAATAAAGTGAAGATCAATTTCCACATGCTTAGTTCTAGAGTGAAGCACCGGGTTGACAGCTAAG
Proteins encoded:
- the LOC120067339 gene encoding VAN3-binding protein; amino-acid sequence: MEKGHCSSWKFSSIHGLKNMEEDEEMKMVSSLPSIPQPQTPQEPMEFLARSWSLSASEITKALAQKQKQLYIERSPITIPEAIVAPQLPEKIVSSVHAWRVGSFGKWFHFPHKEAGNSIVKKKDRARIENARVHSAMSVAALAAALAAVAAAENSGGSDSKMGTALASATEILASHCIEMAEFAGADHERVSSVIRSAVDVRCPGDLMTLTAAAATALRGEAAFRSRLPKEGRKIASVSPYDRIMAQNHWATAFNGHMEEQELPCVGELLQFTQKGTLRWKEVSVYINKKSQVIASIKSKHVGGTFSKKNKCVVYGLCDETSSWPYERKRDISNEIYFGIKTAQGLLEFKCKNKIHKQSWVQGIQSLLHRANCIETTRRSLQILSFSESI